In one Arachis duranensis cultivar V14167 chromosome 9, aradu.V14167.gnm2.J7QH, whole genome shotgun sequence genomic region, the following are encoded:
- the LOC107467741 gene encoding laccase-15-like, with protein MRHHKFVVRDASFTKLCSTKNILTVNGEFPGPTLYVTKGESIIVDVYNRANYNITIHWHGVNQPRYPWSDGPEFITQCPIQPGGLFSQKVIFSEEEGTLWWHAHSDWSRATVHGAIVIQPKPGHTYPFPKPHKEVPIILGFVVVVEWWKEDIVQVFNNFETGGGDPLASDAYTINGQPGDLYNCSNNGMLIITVSVNSLPCSTCEASHIPGNRLAASVNNISFQLPSGNNILNAYYHHLQGVYTQDFPDVPPELFDFTASDLSPFLTTPSVDTEVKVVEYGSTVELVLQGTNLLAGTEHPMHLHGHSFYVVGWGFGNFDKDKDPLTYNLVDPPYQNTIAIPKNGWVTIRFKAQNPGVWFMHCHLERHVSWGMAMTFIVKDGKNPEEQMLPPPPDMPQCQNIHSLVQKLDSFFF; from the exons ATGCGGCACCATAAGTTTGTG GTGAGAGATGCTTCCTTCACAAAGCTGTGCAGCACAAAGAATATCTTAACAGTAAATGGAGAATTTCCAGGGCCAACATTGTATGTTACAAAAGGTGAAAGCATAATTGTTGATGTGTATAACAGAGCTAACTATAACATCACCATTCACTGGCATGGAGTGAACCAACCAAGATATCCATGGTCTGATGGCCCTGAATTCATTACTCAGTGTCCCATTCAACCTGGTGGTTTGTTCTCTCAAAAGGTTATCTTTTCTGAAGAGGAAGGCACACTTTGGTGGCATGCTCATAGTGATTGGTCTCGTGCTACTGTTCACGGTGCTATTGTCATTCAACCCAAGCCTGGACATACATATCCATTTCCAAAACCACACAAAGAGGTTCCCATTATACTAG gctttgttgttgttgttgaatggtGGAAGGAAGACATTGTCCAAGTTTTCAATAACTTTGAAACGGGGGGAGGAGATCCTCTTGCTTCAGATGCTTATACTATCAATGGCCAACCTGGTGATCTTTATAATTGCTCTAACAACGGTATGTTAATTATA ACAGTTTCGGTGAATTCATTACCATGTTCAACATGCGAAGCTAGTCATATACCAGGGAACCGCCTTGCAGCAAGTGTAAATAACATAAGCTTCCAATTGCCATCGGGAAACAACATTTTGAATGCTTACTATCACCACCTTCAAGGTGTATATACACAAGATTTTCCAGACGTTCCACCAGAACTATTTGATTTCACTGCTTCCGATTTGTCCCCATTTCTTACAACTCCATCGGTAGATACAGAGGTGAAGGTGGTTGAGTATGGGTCCACGGTGGAGCTTGTTCTTCAAGGGACTAATTTGCTGGCTGGTACTGAGCATCCAATGCACTTGCATGGCCATAGTTTCTATGTAGTTGGATGGGGATTCGGAAACTTTGACAAAGACAAAGATCCTCTCACATATAATCTTGTTGATCCTCCTTATCAGAATACCATCGCTATACCCAAAAATGGATGGGTAACCATAAGATTCAAGGCACAAAATCCAGGTGTGTGGTTCATGCATTGTCACTTAGAGCGACATGTGAGTTGGGGAATGGCTATGACTTTCATTGTCAAAGATGGAAAGAATCCTGAAGAGCAGATGTTGCCACCACCACCAGACATGCCACAATGTCAAAATATTCATTCATTAGTACAAAAATTAGAttcattctttttttag